One Candidatus Omnitrophota bacterium DNA window includes the following coding sequences:
- a CDS encoding glycosyltransferase family 39 protein, with amino-acid sequence MKTKIPVIILLLVFAVLTISSMRQNSATCDEIAHHIPVGYVLLTKADFKMDTSQPPLPRYIVALPLKLFMNIDMPDDKAVWRAADRSVFGRDFFYKYNAGQVAIVWAARLPVVLVGVLCGLLLFVWAKALWGEKAALLSLFLYSSSPEMLAHSGLATTDMIAAFFILLSCYTFWLFLKEPSMKNAVLAGLALGLAQLSKYTAILLYPVFLLIPLLELFGIAEKLSLRGAKRRSNLALLNFFIIVLLSLIVIWAGYGFEFQPLLKDAMRVDEKLQIAHSIAKKIFPAAGPEAIRRLDDILLKVPVPLPSHMLGIIGVLRHGQEGHNTFFLGRWSAHGSPLYFVTAFLIKTPIAAIILLLAGLMALLRRRLGMGERFILIFTVIFLAVSSLSGLKLGLRHILPVYPFCFMIAGRSVEFLKNKAAVIAMALLIVWYAFSAFTAWPHYLGYFNEAVGGPANGYKYIRDSNVDWGQDLPSLSRYMEKNSVKEVVLEYFGQADPAVYGVHYRKFTPDEFEVPGNNIYAISAQYLEHAKWAKEHKPTATAGHSIFIYDFTKKEAQSEPGHSFNSRHTCIQ; translated from the coding sequence ATGAAGACAAAAATACCTGTAATAATTCTACTTTTGGTATTTGCTGTTTTAACTATATCAAGTATGCGGCAGAATTCCGCAACATGCGATGAGATCGCCCATCATATACCCGTGGGGTATGTTTTATTGACAAAGGCCGATTTCAAGATGGATACATCGCAGCCGCCGCTGCCGCGATACATAGTGGCATTGCCCCTGAAGTTATTCATGAATATAGACATGCCTGACGACAAGGCTGTATGGCGAGCGGCGGATCGTTCTGTTTTCGGCAGGGATTTTTTCTATAAGTACAATGCAGGACAGGTCGCGATCGTATGGGCCGCCAGGCTGCCAGTGGTGCTTGTGGGTGTATTATGCGGCCTATTATTGTTCGTGTGGGCAAAGGCGCTTTGGGGTGAGAAGGCGGCTTTATTGAGCCTGTTCCTCTACTCCTCATCTCCTGAGATGCTGGCGCATTCCGGTCTTGCCACTACGGATATGATAGCCGCTTTCTTTATCCTGCTATCGTGTTATACATTCTGGCTATTTTTGAAAGAGCCCTCCATGAAGAACGCTGTATTGGCGGGCCTTGCCCTTGGCCTGGCGCAATTGTCCAAGTATACGGCCATCCTGCTCTATCCGGTATTTCTATTAATTCCACTTCTTGAATTATTCGGGATTGCTGAAAAACTGTCATTGCGAGGAGCGAAACGACGAAGCAATCTCGCTCTTTTAAACTTCTTTATTATAGTTCTATTGTCTTTAATAGTTATTTGGGCCGGGTACGGCTTTGAGTTTCAGCCATTATTGAAGGATGCGATGCGAGTAGACGAAAAGCTCCAGATCGCGCACAGTATCGCCAAGAAGATATTCCCGGCCGCGGGACCCGAGGCCATTCGCAGACTGGACGATATTTTACTGAAAGTTCCGGTGCCATTGCCGTCACACATGCTCGGTATAATAGGGGTCCTGCGCCACGGCCAGGAGGGCCACAATACTTTTTTCCTGGGAAGATGGTCGGCCCACGGAAGCCCGCTATATTTTGTCACGGCGTTCCTGATAAAGACGCCCATCGCGGCAATAATACTATTATTGGCCGGCCTTATGGCATTATTAAGGCGCAGGCTCGGCATGGGCGAAAGGTTTATCCTTATCTTTACTGTCATATTCCTGGCAGTATCGTCTCTAAGCGGATTGAAGCTGGGGTTGCGGCACATATTGCCGGTATATCCTTTCTGTTTTATGATAGCGGGCAGAAGCGTGGAGTTCCTGAAGAATAAAGCCGCGGTTATTGCCATGGCGCTATTGATTGTCTGGTACGCCTTTTCGGCCTTCACGGCATGGCCGCATTATCTGGGCTACTTTAATGAAGCTGTTGGAGGCCCGGCAAACGGATATAAATATATTAGAGATTCAAATGTTGATTGGGGACAGGACCTGCCGTCGCTATCACGGTATATGGAAAAAAATAGTGTAAAAGAGGTAGTGTTAGAATATTTCGGCCAGGCAGACCCGGCTGTTTATGGCGTTCATTATCGAAAGTTTACGCCCGACGAATTTGAGGTACCGGGAAATAATATATATGCGATAAGCGCCCAATATTTAGAGCATGCTAAGTGGGCGAAGGAACATAAACCGACCGCAACAGCCGGTCATTCCATATTTATCTATGATTTTACAAAAAAGGAGGCGCAAAGTGAACCAGGACATTCTTTTAACAGTCGTCATACCTGCATACAATGA
- a CDS encoding YfhO family protein, with protein sequence MRILKNHLGFIAFFSFTIAVFLYPLITMRGGFIWGDSFVQFYPWSKCYAESIKSFSFPYWIKAMGSGFPLMAEGQVGGFYPLNIVLFFALPFKIAYNYSVILHFIMGGIFTYLYSRKLGTDQSGGSLAALLFCFGSAYTGCFYNIVTLRTLAWFPLVLLFIENHFDKKELKYLFLGGVILGLQFLAGFVQMAAYSAFFYLAYFIYKAMIEKKGAVRITASLAGFFATAILIALPQLVLTYQLAGLSNREGATAAFALWGSVFPSGLLGTVFPYSFAFKGDLYVGILSLLFVVSCLYSLKKDRSARPLVLLLILSVFLALGRYNPVYFALIKITKLYIFRNPSKFLFFGSFSLAVLAGIGLTRYFNDDDTAARRKTNFVFLLVLSAAGCAFFAVKFLLALFKTNIISFGDYFVRNFIYNKPHHRYGLEYYIDKFKISYDAVLGGFSFSSIFVILSWAILIAALLFCLMPLRKRSKYIAVALIFVDIFIFSFYGKGFSQNIKPFLSLAPDNNGLLEYLKKDRDIYRILPFDSRPGKLPNWSIANANIAYGIDSVACYTPLVTKVYRDKFLALGAIDDSLGYADAADDAIKTGADTLRLLNVKYIIAQKELEDRGLEKVYTDNGVFLYRMRDFFPRLFFTASIVSDVRQSPLAAVKILTYKNGYIEAEVTAYDDGFVVFSENYYPGWHAFVDGIEKDMVRVKDILQAVAVGKGHHKVIFVYKPQFSLFKR encoded by the coding sequence ATGAGAATACTTAAAAACCACTTAGGATTTATCGCGTTTTTTTCTTTCACGATAGCGGTATTTTTGTATCCTCTAATAACCATGCGGGGAGGATTTATATGGGGAGATTCATTTGTTCAATTCTACCCCTGGTCGAAGTGCTATGCGGAATCAATAAAATCCTTTTCGTTCCCTTATTGGATAAAGGCAATGGGCAGCGGATTTCCTCTTATGGCCGAAGGGCAGGTGGGCGGTTTTTATCCGCTCAATATAGTGCTATTTTTTGCCCTGCCGTTCAAGATCGCATATAATTATTCGGTAATCCTACACTTCATAATGGGAGGTATTTTTACCTATCTATACAGCCGCAAATTGGGCACGGATCAATCCGGAGGCAGCCTCGCAGCCTTACTTTTCTGTTTTGGGAGCGCTTATACCGGGTGTTTCTACAATATAGTCACGCTACGGACCCTGGCGTGGTTTCCGCTGGTTCTGCTGTTCATAGAGAACCATTTTGATAAAAAAGAACTGAAATATTTATTTTTAGGCGGCGTAATACTGGGGCTGCAGTTTCTCGCGGGATTCGTGCAGATGGCCGCATACAGCGCTTTTTTCTATCTGGCGTATTTTATTTATAAGGCGATGATAGAGAAAAAAGGTGCGGTAAGGATCACAGCCTCTTTAGCCGGATTTTTTGCTACAGCTATTTTGATAGCGTTGCCTCAGCTTGTACTTACTTACCAATTGGCCGGATTATCCAATAGAGAGGGCGCAACGGCGGCCTTTGCGCTATGGGGCTCGGTCTTTCCTTCGGGGCTGCTGGGGACCGTATTTCCTTATTCCTTCGCCTTTAAAGGCGATCTTTATGTGGGGATATTGAGCCTTCTATTTGTCGTATCCTGTCTTTATTCGTTGAAAAAAGACAGGTCAGCAAGGCCGCTTGTATTGCTCCTGATATTATCAGTGTTCCTGGCTCTCGGGAGATATAATCCTGTATATTTTGCATTGATCAAGATCACGAAGTTATACATCTTCAGGAACCCGTCCAAATTCTTGTTCTTCGGGTCTTTTTCCTTGGCGGTCCTGGCCGGGATAGGGCTGACCCGGTACTTTAACGATGATGACACCGCAGCCAGGCGAAAAACCAATTTTGTATTTTTACTGGTGTTATCCGCGGCGGGATGCGCATTTTTTGCAGTAAAATTTTTATTGGCCCTGTTCAAGACCAACATTATTAGTTTCGGGGATTATTTTGTGCGCAATTTTATCTACAATAAGCCGCATCACCGTTACGGCCTGGAATACTATATAGATAAGTTTAAGATTTCATATGACGCGGTTTTGGGCGGTTTTTCTTTCTCAAGCATTTTTGTTATTTTGTCATGGGCGATCCTTATAGCGGCATTATTGTTCTGCCTGATGCCTTTACGTAAAAGGTCGAAATATATAGCTGTTGCTTTGATATTTGTCGATATATTTATATTCAGTTTTTACGGAAAAGGCTTCAGCCAGAACATAAAGCCGTTTTTGAGCCTGGCACCGGATAATAACGGCCTTCTGGAATACCTTAAGAAGGATCGCGATATTTACAGGATCCTTCCATTTGATTCTAGGCCAGGGAAATTACCTAACTGGTCTATAGCCAACGCGAATATCGCATATGGCATAGACAGCGTTGCGTGCTACACCCCGCTCGTGACCAAGGTGTATAGGGATAAGTTTCTCGCTCTGGGGGCTATAGATGATTCTCTCGGTTATGCGGATGCCGCAGACGACGCGATAAAGACCGGTGCGGACACGTTGCGGCTGCTTAACGTTAAATACATAATAGCGCAAAAAGAACTGGAGGACCGGGGGCTGGAAAAAGTTTATACGGATAACGGCGTATTTCTTTACAGGATGAGGGATTTTTTCCCGCGGCTGTTCTTTACCGCAAGCATAGTCTCAGACGTAAGACAGTCGCCTTTAGCGGCCGTTAAAATATTAACATACAAAAACGGATATATCGAAGCTGAGGTCACGGCATATGACGATGGGTTTGTTGTATTTTCTGAAAATTACTATCCCGGATGGCACGCATTTGTCGACGGTATAGAGAAGGATATGGTAAGAGTTAAGGATATCCTGCAGGCCGTTGCTGTAGGCAAGGGGCATCATAAAGTTATTTTTGTGTACAAACCACAATTTTCTTTATTTAAAAGATGA
- a CDS encoding glycosyltransferase family 39 protein: MKKYFPLLIIIGIGTILRLWGLNFGLPYQFHQDEPIIVNHALAYGTGDLNPHFFIIPPIASYILFGCYIIYFLAGSACGIFKGAESFALSFFNDPTIFYIIGRVVLGTLPGILCIYLTYRLAARLFSNRVAIYAAFVMALAFLNVVNAHYAYTDNLLALFILAAYLQLERLISDPRRMNYIIAGVLIGIATATKYNAVLLGAPFLAAHFIRRRAPERASSAVPDLALFAAAAIATFIICNPYSVLDSRFFLESLTHRIRGGYRGLSYHLTYSLFEGLGVIPTILGVAGLVWFLKKDFKKAVFLLSFPAFFYIHLVFKSQPFPRYALPIIPFLAIGLSFLLFGSYEKIRTKALKAAIVAASLALIIPTTAKSIKADLLFTSKDTRIEAKEWIEKNIEAGTRIALAHTFFSPPLQQITEQLIEKEGIVSGQPELKELKRRKLELLIKGRKAPKTYRVYYLRGDNEAPGQFLNLWPMVENSMDDIKKNDIGYIVFNNMDPSEAIKGLHDEADGILKVVAVFSPYKDDKFRLPYDTTELTCVPAGTRELFSRRAAGPYLVIYSAR; the protein is encoded by the coding sequence ATGAAAAAATATTTTCCGTTATTGATTATCATAGGCATAGGCACTATTCTCCGTCTTTGGGGATTAAATTTTGGCCTTCCGTATCAATTCCACCAGGACGAGCCGATAATAGTTAATCATGCGCTTGCCTATGGTACCGGTGACCTGAACCCGCATTTTTTTATAATCCCTCCGATTGCCTCCTATATTTTGTTCGGCTGTTATATAATTTATTTTTTAGCGGGCAGCGCCTGCGGTATATTCAAAGGAGCGGAAAGTTTTGCCCTCAGTTTTTTCAACGACCCGACGATATTTTATATCATAGGAAGGGTGGTCCTGGGGACATTACCAGGTATCTTGTGTATATATCTTACTTACAGGCTGGCCGCGAGATTATTTTCAAACAGAGTAGCTATTTACGCGGCGTTCGTAATGGCCCTGGCGTTCCTGAACGTCGTCAACGCTCATTACGCCTATACCGATAATCTTTTGGCACTCTTTATATTGGCCGCGTATCTTCAGTTGGAGAGGCTTATAAGCGATCCGCGTAGGATGAATTATATTATCGCCGGGGTGCTTATAGGGATAGCAACGGCCACTAAATATAATGCCGTATTGCTTGGGGCGCCTTTTTTGGCCGCTCATTTTATAAGACGGCGCGCGCCGGAACGCGCAAGTTCCGCTGTCCCCGACCTTGCTTTATTCGCCGCCGCGGCAATAGCAACTTTTATCATATGCAACCCGTACTCTGTCCTGGATAGCAGGTTCTTTCTGGAGTCCTTGACACACAGGATCAGGGGCGGGTACAGGGGCCTTAGTTACCATCTTACATATTCATTATTCGAAGGACTGGGCGTGATTCCTACTATTTTAGGGGTTGCTGGGTTAGTGTGGTTTTTGAAGAAAGATTTTAAAAAAGCGGTTTTTCTTCTTTCCTTTCCGGCGTTTTTCTACATACATCTTGTTTTCAAGAGCCAGCCTTTTCCGAGGTACGCCTTGCCGATAATTCCTTTTCTGGCAATAGGCCTATCTTTTTTACTATTCGGATCATACGAAAAGATAAGAACGAAGGCATTAAAGGCCGCCATCGTCGCGGCCTCATTGGCGCTGATAATACCGACAACGGCCAAGTCTATCAAGGCAGACCTGCTTTTTACAAGTAAGGATACGCGCATAGAGGCAAAGGAATGGATAGAAAAGAATATAGAAGCGGGTACGCGCATAGCCCTTGCCCACACCTTCTTCAGCCCTCCGCTGCAACAGATAACGGAGCAGCTGATAGAAAAAGAGGGCATAGTTTCCGGACAGCCCGAGCTGAAGGAATTGAAGCGCAGAAAACTGGAGCTTCTTATAAAGGGCCGTAAAGCCCCCAAGACATATCGGGTATATTATTTAAGGGGCGATAACGAGGCGCCAGGCCAATTCTTGAATTTATGGCCGATGGTAGAGAATTCGATGGACGATATAAAGAAAAACGACATCGGTTATATAGTGTTCAATAATATGGATCCATCCGAAGCGATAAAGGGGCTGCATGATGAAGCAGACGGCATATTAAAGGTGGTTGCCGTATTCAGTCCTTATAAAGATGATAAATTCAGGCTTCCATATGATACGACAGAGTTGACATGCGTGCCCGCGGGCACAAGAGAGCTTTTCTCAAGGCGCGCCGCAGGGCCATATCTGGTAATATACAGTGCAAGATGA
- a CDS encoding glycosyltransferase family 2 protein: MSVYLSVIIPAYNEEGRIGPTLSKVYEFLRTKDYDWEVILVDDGSSDNTVIRAQDSELAKIAKLKIINNGTNKGKGFSVKNGILNSSGEYILFSDADLSTPIEEADKLFSYIKKGCDIVIGSRSIAGADVKVHQPFYREWMGRIFNFLVNMLLIKGFNDTQCGFKLFKGNVARELGKELTVNGFCFDVEMLYLAGKKGYRIAETGIIWENSPQSKVRVINSSLAMFIDLFKIKRRNG, translated from the coding sequence ATGTCTGTTTATTTATCGGTAATAATACCGGCTTATAACGAAGAGGGCAGGATAGGGCCGACTCTTTCTAAGGTCTATGAATTTTTGAGAACAAAAGATTACGACTGGGAAGTTATCCTTGTAGATGATGGAAGCAGCGATAATACCGTTATTCGGGCGCAGGATAGCGAACTCGCCAAGATCGCCAAATTAAAGATAATCAATAACGGCACAAATAAAGGTAAGGGGTTTTCCGTAAAGAACGGTATTCTGAACAGTTCCGGAGAATATATACTTTTCAGCGACGCCGATCTATCCACGCCAATCGAAGAGGCCGATAAGCTTTTTAGCTATATCAAAAAGGGGTGTGACATAGTGATCGGTTCGCGCAGCATAGCCGGAGCCGACGTAAAAGTTCATCAGCCTTTTTATAGGGAGTGGATGGGCAGAATATTTAATTTCCTGGTCAATATGTTGTTGATAAAGGGGTTCAATGACACTCAGTGTGGTTTTAAGCTTTTTAAGGGTAATGTAGCAAGAGAGCTGGGGAAAGAGCTTACAGTAAACGGTTTTTGTTTCGATGTTGAGATGCTTTATCTTGCCGGGAAAAAAGGCTATCGTATAGCGGAAACTGGAATTATCTGGGAGAACTCGCCACAAAGCAAGGTACGGGTTATTAATAGTTCTCTTGCGATGTTTATCGATCTTTTTAAGATTAAGAGACGGAACGGATGA
- a CDS encoding glycosyltransferase family 39 protein, whose translation MKDNIFWLLLIFASVYILGNIGTGSLSTFDEAIYANISRNIVKTGDWLVMRQGEKLWFDKPPLYMWCTAVFYKIFGVSEFSTRLTSGILGVASVLLLYLFGKKLADKMTGLLSALILLAFPHYIHFSKMGMMDVPVAFFTLLTLYLFWLGAQKEKYLFYSGAILCVSYLLKGFAAFLPLLVIIVYAVLSKDIRLVLRRQFLLGTAVAFSVIFIWHLAQFLLTGPAALKGYFGFHIFQRATSVLEGHKGGLDYYIRVIFKKNMPWSIMIFASVFYAAYGCFKDRDKRLVFLLSWVLVTLFLYSAVRTKLQWYIMPIYPALALLSAFLLKRFLTKKLLYVALIVILAGMLAQIPLSWAFKLEYTPDIKKVSALGMELHKAGNDIYMISGNDSEIFYYDFTRELDKSVYQSLISQGKKEIYCIILPDIFKEKKEEYNFDYEPIYESERTLFYKITFKDRK comes from the coding sequence ATGAAAGACAATATATTCTGGCTGCTTCTTATATTTGCCTCTGTTTATATTCTGGGCAACATAGGCACGGGGAGCCTTTCAACATTTGATGAAGCGATTTATGCCAACATATCGAGGAATATCGTCAAGACAGGCGATTGGCTGGTAATGCGCCAGGGTGAAAAGCTGTGGTTTGACAAGCCGCCTCTATACATGTGGTGCACGGCTGTTTTTTATAAGATATTCGGAGTGAGTGAATTTTCCACGAGGTTGACCTCCGGCATTTTGGGCGTAGCATCTGTTTTACTACTGTATCTTTTCGGGAAGAAGCTCGCGGATAAAATGACGGGGCTTTTATCGGCCCTTATACTTCTGGCATTCCCTCATTATATCCATTTTTCCAAGATGGGGATGATGGATGTGCCGGTGGCTTTCTTTACCCTGCTGACACTTTATCTTTTTTGGCTGGGAGCCCAGAAGGAAAAGTATCTGTTTTATTCCGGGGCGATACTCTGTGTTTCGTATTTGCTGAAAGGCTTCGCGGCATTTTTACCTTTATTGGTGATTATTGTTTATGCCGTATTGTCTAAAGATATTCGCCTGGTACTCAGGCGGCAGTTCCTGCTTGGCACAGCGGTCGCTTTTTCAGTTATTTTTATATGGCACCTGGCGCAATTTCTACTGACAGGGCCCGCTGCCCTAAAGGGATATTTTGGTTTTCATATATTTCAGAGGGCGACTTCCGTGCTCGAAGGCCACAAAGGAGGGCTTGATTACTATATAAGGGTAATCTTTAAGAAAAACATGCCGTGGTCGATAATGATATTTGCGTCTGTTTTTTACGCGGCTTATGGATGTTTTAAAGACAGGGACAAAAGGCTGGTATTTTTATTAAGCTGGGTGCTTGTTACGTTATTTCTGTACAGCGCGGTAAGGACTAAGTTGCAATGGTATATAATGCCTATATATCCGGCCCTTGCGTTACTGTCCGCTTTTTTACTGAAGAGATTTTTAACAAAGAAGCTGCTATATGTAGCGCTTATTGTCATCCTTGCAGGGATGTTGGCCCAGATCCCGCTATCGTGGGCATTTAAGCTGGAATATACTCCTGATATAAAAAAAGTTTCAGCGCTGGGCATGGAGCTGCATAAAGCCGGGAATGATATATATATGATCAGCGGAAACGATTCTGAAATATTTTATTATGACTTCACCAGGGAGTTGGACAAAAGCGTATATCAGTCTCTTATATCACAGGGCAAAAAGGAGATTTATTGTATAATACTGCCGGACATATTTAAGGAGAAAAAAGAAGAATATAATTTCGATTACGAGCCTATTTATGAGTCAGAAAGAACATTGTTTTACAAAATAACATTTAAGGACAGGAAATAA
- a CDS encoding glycosyltransferase family 87 protein produces MDRFLRFYIIGVFSITFLAYYLCIYFYKKSGISVFKSGNLSLYFWASTIIIFLILCNSSALLSHDLFEYSVRGRMLSIYKLNPYLHVPMEIKNDIFFPLIFWKSTPECYGPLWVAIGAVHTLFFKNNVALTSFMHKLVLLAFLGMTPSVFYKLCKDNIPEDAGATTLALLLNPLVIVMTLIDGHNEIVMVFFILCAFYFLLKSKHVLSYAFLALAIAVKFVYVLFIPVFILYAKKTHSVRERVYGVIIGGAIFIFTTVVAWLPFGRESVKAIIYYYTELSKNFWVDSIPSAIYFISDKAGIAISKNLLANVFLTLFAIAYFCILGYLVRNAQKNRGSLFTAAALILLALLFTNSTPFQAWYLLWVIPFIFLSNIRLKFQLVFLLSYFLIMTFWKRMCVLAVPMLIVYSFILLRCKNTAKETGYKNT; encoded by the coding sequence ATGGATAGATTCTTGCGGTTTTATATCATAGGGGTATTCTCAATAACCTTTCTTGCGTATTATCTATGCATTTATTTTTATAAAAAATCCGGGATATCGGTTTTTAAATCCGGTAATCTGTCTTTATATTTCTGGGCAAGCACGATAATTATATTTTTGATACTCTGCAATTCTTCGGCCCTCTTGTCTCACGACTTGTTCGAATATTCCGTAAGAGGGCGCATGCTCAGTATCTATAAGTTAAATCCATATCTTCATGTGCCAATGGAGATAAAGAATGATATCTTCTTTCCTCTGATATTCTGGAAAAGCACACCAGAGTGTTATGGGCCGCTATGGGTGGCGATAGGGGCAGTTCATACGTTATTTTTTAAAAACAATGTAGCTCTGACCTCATTCATGCACAAGCTGGTGCTCCTGGCTTTTTTAGGCATGACCCCATCTGTTTTTTACAAATTGTGTAAAGATAATATTCCCGAGGATGCAGGAGCTACAACTTTAGCTTTATTGTTAAATCCCTTGGTCATAGTAATGACGCTGATAGACGGCCATAATGAGATTGTCATGGTTTTCTTTATACTTTGCGCTTTTTATTTTCTGCTAAAATCGAAACATGTGCTTTCATACGCGTTTCTTGCGCTTGCCATAGCCGTTAAATTTGTTTACGTATTGTTCATTCCCGTATTTATCCTATATGCCAAAAAGACGCATAGCGTCAGGGAAAGGGTTTATGGCGTTATAATAGGGGGCGCGATATTTATATTTACCACGGTAGTTGCATGGCTTCCTTTCGGCCGGGAGAGCGTTAAGGCGATTATTTATTACTATACCGAATTAAGCAAAAATTTCTGGGTCGATTCCATTCCATCCGCGATATATTTTATTTCGGACAAGGCGGGTATTGCAATTTCGAAAAATCTACTCGCGAATGTTTTCCTTACCCTGTTTGCCATAGCATACTTTTGCATACTGGGCTACCTCGTAAGGAATGCCCAAAAGAACAGGGGTTCATTATTTACAGCAGCCGCATTGATATTGCTTGCGCTCCTCTTCACTAATTCTACGCCATTTCAGGCATGGTATCTGCTATGGGTTATTCCCTTTATTTTCTTAAGCAATATACGCTTAAAATTTCAGCTCGTTTTTCTTCTGTCCTATTTTCTGATAATGACCTTTTGGAAACGCATGTGTGTGTTGGCCGTGCCGATGCTGATCGTATATTCTTTCATACTCCTGCGCTGCAAAAATACGGCAAAGGAGACCGGGTATAAAAATACGTGA
- a CDS encoding DegT/DnrJ/EryC1/StrS family aminotransferase, with amino-acid sequence MIPVNEPLMGKKELQYITDCVKSGWISSKGKYIKSFEEEFAKFCGVRYGISTTNGTAALHLALACLGIKKGDEVIMPTFTMIATAYAVLYLGAKPVFIDSEDRTWNMDVSDIEEAVNSKTRVLLPVHIYGHPVNMDPIIKLSKKYGIFIVEDAAEAHGARYKNKLCGSMGDINSFSFYANKIITTGEGGMVVTNNRKLAERARLLKDLSHSPGQRFLHTELAYNYRMTNMQAAIGLAQIENANSLIARKRRIAGLYYENLKDVEGLRLPLEEKWAKSVYWMYSVLVEEDFGLTRDRFRTELLKEGIETRSFFIPMHRQPVIQKLGLVDKKKRYPVSDYISDHGLYLPTGLALKDKNILFICEAIRKIQRRHASRTR; translated from the coding sequence ATGATCCCCGTAAACGAGCCTTTAATGGGTAAGAAAGAGCTTCAATATATAACTGATTGCGTGAAGTCCGGTTGGATATCCTCAAAAGGTAAGTATATAAAAAGTTTTGAAGAGGAGTTTGCCAAATTTTGCGGTGTCCGATACGGTATTTCTACGACAAACGGGACAGCGGCGCTTCATCTTGCCCTTGCCTGCCTGGGCATTAAGAAGGGCGACGAAGTCATTATGCCGACCTTTACTATGATCGCGACCGCTTACGCTGTCCTGTATCTGGGGGCAAAGCCTGTATTTATTGATAGTGAAGACAGGACATGGAATATGGATGTCTCCGATATCGAGGAAGCGGTGAACTCAAAAACCAGGGTATTGCTGCCTGTACATATATACGGGCACCCCGTTAATATGGATCCTATTATCAAGCTTTCAAAAAAATACGGCATTTTTATAGTTGAGGATGCCGCCGAGGCGCACGGCGCAAGATATAAGAATAAGCTATGTGGCTCCATGGGAGATATCAATTCTTTTTCATTCTACGCGAATAAGATTATCACAACGGGCGAGGGCGGGATGGTCGTTACTAATAATAGAAAACTGGCAGAACGAGCGCGCCTGCTTAAAGACCTTTCCCATTCTCCGGGTCAGCGTTTCCTGCATACGGAGTTGGCGTATAACTACAGGATGACAAACATGCAGGCGGCAATAGGCCTTGCCCAGATAGAAAATGCGAATAGTCTTATAGCCAGGAAAAGGCGCATAGCCGGATTATATTATGAAAACCTTAAAGATGTCGAAGGCTTGAGATTGCCGTTAGAAGAGAAATGGGCAAAAAGCGTGTACTGGATGTATTCAGTTTTGGTCGAAGAGGATTTTGGCCTGACGAGGGACAGGTTCAGGACCGAACTTCTAAAAGAGGGGATCGAAACACGTTCTTTTTTCATTCCCATGCACAGGCAGCCGGTAATACAAAAGCTGGGGCTCGTAGATAAAAAGAAGAGATACCCCGTTTCCGACTATATTTCAGACCACGGCCTTTATCTTCCTACCGGGCTTGCGCTCAAAGATAAGAATATTTTATTTATCTGCGAGGCAATAAGAAAGATACAGAGGAGACATGCGTCCAGAACGCGATAA
- a CDS encoding glycosyltransferase, with translation MVSIILPTYNESENIITLINALFGSIKGPLEVVVVDDDSPDMTWKIVQECKRPGVKVIRRNERGLPSAIDRGLKESEGDIVGWMDADMSMPPSALPEMLKSLDRFDIVIGSRYVRGGKDARSLFRVITSRIINWFAQALLGFDIKDYDSGFIVFKKNVLQKVPFPSKKGYGDYFIEFVFKCKKAGFRIKEIPYVFQDRKKGTSKTTASLSGFFSLGFGYLKRIVCIRFAGPK, from the coding sequence ATGGTCTCCATAATATTGCCGACCTACAATGAAAGTGAAAACATAATAACTCTCATCAATGCGTTATTCGGCAGTATTAAGGGGCCTCTCGAAGTGGTTGTTGTAGATGATGATTCTCCTGATATGACATGGAAAATCGTCCAGGAGTGTAAGAGGCCCGGGGTAAAGGTTATACGACGCAACGAAAGAGGCCTGCCCTCCGCCATCGATAGGGGCCTAAAAGAATCCGAAGGAGATATAGTGGGCTGGATGGATGCCGATATGAGCATGCCGCCATCCGCGCTGCCGGAAATGCTGAAGAGTCTCGACCGGTTTGATATTGTAATAGGGTCACGGTATGTCCGCGGCGGTAAAGACGCCAGATCTCTTTTCAGGGTAATCACGAGCAGGATCATAAATTGGTTTGCCCAGGCCCTGCTGGGATTTGACATAAAAGATTACGATAGCGGCTTTATTGTTTTTAAAAAAAATGTATTGCAAAAAGTCCCGTTCCCGTCAAAAAAGGGTTATGGGGATTATTTTATAGAGTTTGTTTTTAAATGCAAGAAAGCCGGCTTTAGAATAAAGGAGATTCCTTATGTTTTCCAGGATAGAAAAAAAGGAACGTCTAAAACCACCGCCAGTCTTTCAGGATTTTTTTCGCTGGGATTCGGCTATTTAAAACGAATAGTCTGTATAAGATTCGCCGGGCCAAAATAA